One Nitrospira sp. SG-bin1 DNA window includes the following coding sequences:
- a CDS encoding anti-anti-sigma factor produces the protein MPQSSHLASDFRGREEHILKEWIGYQLSSMTLRRDLIKEQQLREESRRFLSLFVEAIQHNWDSASPEWKELKDCLADITRSRAQQGFSPSETATFVLSLKQPLFDVVQQRQGLDAQTMAKELWELTVLLDKLGLHTTEVYQKSREEVIARQQQELLELSTPVVQLWDEILALPLIGTLDSARTQVVMENLLQRIVETGARIAVIDITGVPTVDTLVAQHLMKTVSAARLMGADCIISGIRPQIAQTIVHLGVNLNDIITKSTLADAFRIALQRTGATIAKDTVSV, from the coding sequence ATGCCCCAGTCATCGCATCTCGCATCGGATTTTCGCGGTCGTGAAGAGCATATTCTGAAGGAATGGATCGGCTACCAACTGAGCTCCATGACGCTCAGGCGGGATTTGATCAAGGAGCAACAGTTACGGGAGGAATCCCGTCGTTTCCTGAGCCTGTTCGTGGAGGCGATCCAACACAACTGGGATAGTGCGTCGCCCGAGTGGAAAGAGCTCAAGGATTGCCTTGCGGACATCACCCGTTCTCGGGCGCAGCAGGGATTCAGCCCGAGCGAGACCGCCACCTTTGTACTCTCCTTGAAGCAACCGCTCTTCGATGTCGTCCAACAGCGTCAAGGGCTGGATGCACAGACGATGGCGAAGGAACTATGGGAACTGACGGTACTGTTGGATAAATTGGGACTGCATACGACGGAAGTCTATCAAAAAAGCCGCGAGGAGGTGATCGCGCGCCAACAACAGGAACTCCTCGAGCTCTCCACTCCGGTCGTCCAGTTATGGGATGAAATTCTCGCCCTCCCGTTGATCGGCACACTCGACAGCGCCCGCACGCAGGTGGTGATGGAAAACCTGCTTCAGCGGATCGTGGAAACCGGAGCCCGGATCGCCGTCATCGATATCACCGGTGTGCCGACGGTCGATACGCTCGTCGCGCAGCACTTGATGAAGACGGTGTCGGCGGCCCGCCTGATGGGAGCCGATTGCATCATCAGCGGCATTCGCCCGCAAATCGCTCAGACGATCGTCCATTTGGGAGTCAACCTGAACGATATCATCACGAAGTCCACGCTGGCGGATGCGTTTCGGATCGCCTTGCAGCGAACGGGCGCCACGATCGCCAAAGACACCGTTTCGGTATAA
- a CDS encoding anti-anti-sigma factor: protein MERIPILKMGPYLLVTIQVDMHDRVAMTLQEELTDQIVKQRSSGVLLDISSVDVVDSFIGRMIGNIASMSRVLDAETVVVGMRPAVAITLVELGMALPGVRTALNVDAGMALLKSNGKVATNGRLAR from the coding sequence ATGGAGCGAATCCCGATCCTGAAAATGGGACCATATCTGCTGGTGACGATCCAAGTCGACATGCATGATCGCGTGGCCATGACGCTTCAGGAGGAGCTGACCGATCAAATCGTGAAGCAACGGTCGAGCGGCGTGTTGCTCGATATCTCCTCCGTCGACGTGGTGGACTCCTTCATCGGCCGCATGATCGGAAACATTGCGTCCATGTCGCGCGTCTTGGACGCGGAAACCGTCGTCGTCGGCATGCGACCGGCCGTCGCCATCACCTTGGTCGAATTGGGCATGGCTCTCCCCGGCGTGCGAACCGCGCTCAACGTGGACGCCGGCATGGCCTTGCTCAAATCGAACGGAAAGGTGGCGACCAATGGCCGTCTTGCGCGATGA